GGTCTTGACATGACACTTATGATAAAATTCTCATCAATTAAGGCACGCGGTCTTGACAGCATGCTCCACCAACATCTACTAGAGGATTGCAAACATTTTCTATTATCCATGTTGTTGTTTAGTACTACCCCTTGTTGAAACTTGAAATATACAAATCGACAAAGTTACACTCTGGGACTTACGATTGCAGTTTGATAAAAGAGCACCTTACGTTTTAGTTAGAACAAACTTAGCAATAAATCCAACTTCATATTGAACATGTACTATAATCTAACATTTTTCAACTCGGTGCTTTTACACTGCCTTTATATTTAGTGATGAGAGACTAAACCAAGGTCAAACCATCAGTGAGAAGAGCTTGCAAAGGTGTAGAGATGAGAGACTAAaggcacacaaaaaaaacacggaaGGCATGGTGAGTAAACGACCAAAGGGCTTTGCTGAAAATCTGAACCAAAAGGGCACTTAAAGCAATCAAAAACATATGACAACCTTGTGTTATGGAGTTACATAGATAAATCACATGAGATTCTCTTATGCTTAAGTTAATAGTACCCGTTGTCTAATCTCAGCCATCGGCATCAAACAGATAATGACACCAAAGGGAAAAACACAACCAAGATCGCAAGACCATATGCGGAAAGGCACGTGAGACATTTTAATATTTAAGTTAACGACACCGGTTGTCTGATTCAATCTTTGATGTGGGTGCATCAAACGGACAATGATATCAAAGCAAAAACACAACAAGGATTACAAGACCGTCTCACTTCCCCTCGATTTTTTCTGTCCTAAGACGAGATCATTATGGGGAGCCGCTGTTCCCCGCCATCCAGACCGTTGGGGTTGAGTTCGTGCCCCTCCGCTTGCCTATGTGGCGGTGCGAAGGGCGTAGAACCCCGGCGCCTCATGGTATTGTTCAGATCTAGTTAGATACAGACAAACTCAGATAAATTATATCCCCTACGTTTCAAAATGTAAGATCATGTTTAACATTGTGATCTTGCATTTTGGGACGGGAGGGAGTAGCTAACAAAACCAACCCGATTAGGTTGGAATGAGTAATTGTGAGCGTGGCACGCGGGCCGTGCCCACAGTCCCGCAGCACATTTTCTTGAGAGGTGGTTGtgggaggacggcggtggatgtaCGCGTTCACAAACCCGTGCGCAAGCGCAACAGCCCAGCGGGTACAGCACAGCTCATGTCGCCGGGGTAGCGCGCTGCACGGGTTCGTGGCCGCTAGGATGATTCTCCGTCGTCCTTGCTCCTTTCTCCACACAGCCCCATCATCATTTGCTGCTTTAACAAAGCCGATACACACGGCACGTACGGTACTACTACTACGATGCCATGCAATGCAAGCAACCTTTCTGCCTTTTGGTGGCCTGCGTCCTTTGTTTCTCCTCACGCTGTCAGCAAGCTGCCACGAACGTACTAGTGTACTACGTAAGCATATCTTGGCGGTTGCAACTGCTCGTACGTAGCGGGGATCCGCGCATGCACGCACACGGCACGCGCGGGCGGGGCCTGCTGATATGATATAGTCTGTTGAAGGTTCTGGCGATTCGTAGAATCGACGCGCGCGCGAGCAGGTCGATCACCCGATCGAGAGAGAAAAGCACCAAAGAATGGCGCCGTCTGATTCTTCTGAATGGAAAGCACGCACtcaaggatagatacctttcttcTCCTCCGTCTCAAAATGTCACTCGAAAGATATGCTTAACTCACTGGTGTCACTTTcaccttttttgttttgtttctgacAACATTCACCCATTTAATTCGGCCCATCTCCACCCTAAAAAAACCCCAGTCTATCTGTAGTACCTGTGCGGTCTCATTAACTCGGTCTATCCATCTCTACCCGTGTGGTCCGTGATGCCTCTGGTGTCCCGTGCGCCCACAGACCACCGCTCCCAAATCCAAACTGACACCAACTCTTTTTTTCTATCCACAAATACCGAACCAAATCTGACCAAATGCTTAGCAAATGTAGGAGCCGTAAATACGATCTTACATCTCTGTACCACACATTATATTGTATCATTACGTTATATCTCCGTACCGTTGCAAATCTGGAGAGAAACATCTCCATGAAATCCATCTACCCCACACAGGCCACGGGAATAGAAAATTCGCGCGATCCAGCGCGTGAAAGGCAGGCAAAGGTGCCGGTGGAAAGGAAAGAAACCACTCGAGTCCAAACCGGCGCAGCACGCATCGCATGGGCCGCGCACCGCTCCCACGTTACCCATCCTGAGCCCGGACTGACTGCCGCCCCGGAATTTCGCGTCCGCCGCGCGTGCCGACGCCACCCAAACCCTTCCCGAAACCAAGCACCCGCCGCGCCGGAAAAGcgacgcccctcccctcccctcgtccggcggcggcggtgcagcgCGCCGTCTGAGGCACTCCGGCCGCCGGCTGCGGGGGCGCGGACATGGCGGGGGCCGTGCGGGGCCGGCGGTGCCGGGGCGCGGTGCTGCTGCTGCTCGTCGCGTCCGTGCTCGCGCCCCTCGTGCTCTACGGCCGCTTCCCCGTCTCGCCCCTCCCGGACTCCATCGGTATGTACGGCCCCCCTTGCCTCTCCCCGGCTTCCGGCGCTGGCGACAATGCGGCGAAGATCCGTTCTTGATTTCATTTGGGCGTCTTGTCTTGCAGTGGCGAGGGGCGCGTTCGATCGGGGGGACGGGTCCGGCCCCAGTCTGGTGTGGCCGCATATGGCCGCCTCCGAGGTTTCTCTCGCCAAAGGTCAGGCCGCTTTTCCTTCCCCCTTTCGTTTTGCTTGCCTAATCTCGTCCTCAAGGGAAGGCTTCACTGACTGTAGTAGATCGTGAAAATGTTAGAGAGATAGTTTGAGTCTGTTTTCACCACAGTAAGAACAAATGAACCAACTTCTTGCAATTTTTTTGGTGAAGCAGTCGCCAGTTGAGTCACCCGTGGGTAAACGCATCTGATTTTTGTTGGAATTCTCTGGGTGAATTGCTTTTGCAGATTTGACAATTGAGAGACTAGGGGAGCACAAGAACCGGGTGCTGTCGGCGACCGACGACTGGCAAGCAGTTGAGGTAGCCAGGAGCCATCCATCAGGAAAGAAAATTGATACATGGGAGGACCCTGCGTCGCGGGATGCCCATCAGGTGGTTGCTGTCGGAAATGACAGTGCTCAGTCGACACAGGATGACATGATAAAGGAAGTTGTTAGCACCGACGGACGAGCAGATGGATTCCATCATCCTGGCGATAGCAAGGTAGCTGAAGAGCAGGATGGACAAGGAATGGATGAAAAGGAGTTGCAGGATGCAAGTGAGGTAGAGCACAAAGATGGATCTGATGCATCAGAGAATAACATTGCGGGAACACATCCTGCGGCAAACCTGACTTCGTCTTTGGAAAAGGTAAAGTTTATTAGAGAAGACCAATCTATTGCTTGGCAAGGACGATCAAGCCCTTGCCTGCCCCTTCTAAGGGAGGGGGTAAATTACTGGAAGACTGTGAATCCTGGACGCAAAACTAACCTAGGACTAAACCTTGTTCCATCACATCTTTATTACTACTCACTTACTCAGTACCTAAGCCCATACTCATTGTATGGAGGTAAGATATTTGTGCACTGAATGAACTGGGAATAGAGGTGATATTGTTTATATTTATAAAAGTCAATTTTACTCTATGACTACTCCCAAAGACATTGCAGCCATCTTAATATATTGGCAAAGATATGCCTATTATTTTCATTCTCATTTAGCAGCGGTACTGTTCTGTGGCCTGTTTCTTACCTTTTTGTGAACATTAGGATTAGAACACTGAGTTAAGAGCGATTAGATGTCCTGAGAATCCACTCTTATATTTGAAACTATATTGATTGTTATGTTTATACTTTAGCTTGTTTGGTCAGTCGCAAGAGATCATTTGTTCTAACAGCTAATGTTTCAATTGTCCAGGAAAGCGCTGCTGATACATTATCTGATCATGCTAGTATCAATGCTGATCTCGCCACATCAGCAAGTAGCACTGGTCATTCCGCAACTTCCCCAGATGCTACAATCCGCATTATCAAGGACCAATTGATAAGAGCAAAGACATATCTTGGCGTTCTAGCTTCTAGAGGAAATCATGGTACCGCCAAGGAGTTACGTGCACGAATGAAGGATATCCAGCGAGCACTAGGTGATGCAACCGATGATGGGATGCTTCCTCAGAAGTACTTTCTCTTTCACTGTACTACTGAATTTCCATTGTCATTATTGGTGTCTTGTACTTTGTGTTGGGATAATTATCTCTGAACTTACAGAACTTTCTGTTGCATGAAGTGTCCATGGCAAAATAAAAGCGATGGAGCAGACACTGGGTAGGATCAAGAGGATGCATGATGGTTGCTCAGGTGCTGTGAACAGGCTCCGTACATCCCTTCATTCAACAGAGGAGCGTCTTCAATCTCACAGAAAGGATGCCAACTATCTAGCTCAACTAGCAGCAAAATCTTTACCCAAAGGGCTTCATTGTCTCCCATTGCGGC
This window of the Triticum aestivum cultivar Chinese Spring chromosome 5D, IWGSC CS RefSeq v2.1, whole genome shotgun sequence genome carries:
- the LOC123121860 gene encoding probable galacturonosyltransferase 4 yields the protein MAGAVRGRRCRGAVLLLLVASVLAPLVLYGRFPVSPLPDSIVARGAFDRGDGSGPSLVWPHMAASEVSLAKDLTIERLGEHKNRVLSATDDWQAVEVARSHPSGKKIDTWEDPASRDAHQVVAVGNDSAQSTQDDMIKEVVSTDGRADGFHHPGDSKVAEEQDGQGMDEKELQDASEVEHKDGSDASENNIAGTHPAANLTSSLEKESAADTLSDHASINADLATSASSTGHSATSPDATIRIIKDQLIRAKTYLGVLASRGNHGTAKELRARMKDIQRALGDATDDGMLPQNVHGKIKAMEQTLGRIKRMHDGCSGAVNRLRTSLHSTEERLQSHRKDANYLAQLAAKSLPKGLHCLPLRLTNEYYSSNSNNKDFPNMEKLENPKLHHYAVFSDNVLAAAVVVNSTLVHAKKPANHVFHIVTDRLNYAAMKMWFLANPLGEAAVQVQNIEEFTWLNSSYSPVLKQLESSSMIDYYFGSGRARPGENPKFRNPKYLSILNHLRFYLPEIFPKLNKVLFLDDDTVVQQDLSALWSIDLKGKVNGAVETCGESFHRFDKYLNFSNPLIASNFNPHACGWAYGMNMFDLSEWRKQNITDVYHTWQNLNEDRLLWKLGSLPAGLVTFWNRTFPLDRSWHLLGLGYNPNVNEKEIRRASVIHYNGNLKPWLEIGLSKYRKYWSRHVNYDQVFIRECNINP